Within the Solwaraspora sp. WMMA2056 genome, the region GACCTGTTCGCCAAGCACCGGGTCTGCAGCGACGTCCCGTGGCTCAACGGCGTCACCGCGCTCAAGGATGCGTTCCACCCGAACCTGGACGGCTACACCGACGGCTACCTGAAGGCGCTCGACGGGGCAGTCACGCCGGCCGGTGCGCGGAACCGGATCGCCGCCGGTTAGCCAGCGCCTCGGCCACCGCGAAGGTGACCCCGAAGCCGGCCAGCAACACGATGTTCCACAGCACGGGCAGCGGTGCGGTCACCGGCGCGAGTACGGCGACCAGGACCGCACCGCTGATCCGGTAGCCGCTGACCCGCCGCCAGACCCGCCACCAGAAGGCCTGGTTCGCGACGATGTACACGACCGGGCCGACGAAGAGCGCGTAGTGGCCGAGGGCGTGTGCGCGGGCGGTCACCAGACTGCCGTGCAGGATCAGGGTCTCGCGCAGGCCGAACGCGAACAGGATCAGCCCGGCGACCATCGGCAGGTGCAGGTAGGTGTAGGCGTCGCGGGCCAGTTTCGCTCGCTCCTCGCCCTGGGAGGCTTCCAGGGCGTCGTGGGCGAGGCCGGCGTCGGTGTGGAAGTAGGACCACCAGATGGTGCAGATCCCGACCGCCGCGGCCGTGAGGACCGCGACCAGCAGTACGGAGGTCGCCTCCTGCGCGGCGGAGAACCCGAGGGCGATGATGGTCTCACCGAAGGCGATCAGCATGATCAACGCGTACCGGTCGGTCCAGTGCCGGACGGTCCGGATCCGCCAGCTGCGTACCCCGGTCCGGTAGTTGCCGAAGATTTCGATCAGGACAGCGACCAGCCAGATCGCCGTGATGGTCACATCCGTGGGTCGATCGTCGGGCACGGCCAGGTCGAGCACGATGCTGCCGGCCAGCAGCGCCAGCGCCAGCCCGCTGGGCAGCGCACCCTCCAGAAGCACCGCCGGCAGTTCCGGCTGTTCCCGGGCGACATGCCGGATCAGCGCGGCATGGACGAGCCGACCGGCGATGTACGCGGTCACCACGACGCTGGCACCGGGCAGTCCCCCGGGAACCTGTTCGAATGTCTGCGGTAACGCGATTCCCAGCACCAGCGTCACCGCCATCACGCCGATCATCGCCAGGCGGACCGGGACGGTGTCGCGTCGGATCGCGTGGGTCACCCAGCAGAAACTTGCCCAGGCCCACCACAGCAGTGCCAGCAGGATCAGTCCCTGCAGCACCCCGAGCACCGAGTTCTCCCGCACCATCAGGACGGTGACCTGGATGAACGCGAACACGAAGACCAGGTCGACGAGAAGTTCCTTCGGGGTGGCCCCGGTGATCTTGGCGGCTTCCTGGTCGGCCCGCTCGTGCAACCGCAGATGTCGCCGACGGAACACGGTGCGGTCGGCAACGATCATCGCGGCGGCTCCGACCAGGAGCAGCCCGAGCGAGGCCAGCGGCGGGGTGTGGGCGGCCAGCGGCAGAAGCACCAGCAGGAACACGATGCCGACGATCGGGCTGCGCCCGAGCATGCCGACGGCACGTCGCTGGAATGCGATCAGCCCGGCGAGGTAGACCATGACGCCACCGAACAACAGGACGGTGCTCGCGGCGCGCCAGGGATGGTCGGTGGTGCCGGTGGCCGAGGCGACGACGTGTTTCAGGCTGAGCGCGAGCACAATGAGCCCGCAGATCATCGGCAGGTGCAGGCCGCTGTAGGCGTCCCGGGCGATCCGCGACTGGTCGGATCGGGGCAGCCCCTGCATGGCGTGCTCGGCGACGACCTTGGCGACGTCGAAGTAGGTCCACCAGAGGACGGCGACCACGGCGATGCTCAGCGCCGCGCCGACCAGCAGTTGCCAGGTGATCGGCCGGTCACCGCTCAGGCCCTGGCTGATGCCGACGGAGATCACCGTTTCCCCGAGCGCGACGAGGACGACCAGGCCGTGCCGCTCGGCGAGGTGCCGGCTCGACACCACCTGTGCGTTGCCGCTGCTGACCACCCGCAGCGCGCTGAAGTTGATCACGACGACCAGGGCGAACATCGCGGTACGCACGTACCGGTCGTCTATCGGCAGGTCGAGTCGCGGCGGCAGCCAGACCGCGCAGGCCAGGATCAGTCCGGCCGGCAGGTAGGTCGCCCACGAGGCGATCACCGGGCGCCGGCCGGCGGGTCCCTGCGACCAGTGCAGGATGCTCAGTACCACCATGACGGCGTAGATGATCGTCAGGTAGCCGGTCGCGACGATCAGCGGCTCGATCACGCCGCCCGACTCGGCGGTGAAGGTGCCGGGAATCGCGACGCCCATGATCAGCAACGTGGTGGCGATCCCGAACACGACAATCGGCATCAGGCCCTTGTCCGGGTAGACGACGTTGCCGAGCCAGGCGCAGGAGTTCCAGCAGTGCCACAGCATCAGCACCACGAGGATGCCCTCGACGACCCCCAGCCAGTGCAGCTGACTCGCCATCAGGCTGGTGACCCGCAGGAAGGCGAACACGAAGAACAGGTCGATGAAGAGCTCCATCCAGCTCACATCGCCGGCGGTCCCCTCGGGGCGTAGGACGAGAAACCGTCGCCGCCGCAGCTCGGGCGGCGCCGGACCCCCGTCCGCCATGCCCCTACTGTGCCGACCGGGCCGGGCCGTGGCGGTCGGATCGGAAAAATTCACCCACCCGCGTCCGGGTCGGCGGTGGCCGCCGCGTCCAGTCGGCGTCCATTCATGATCCAGTGATAGTTGGGACGCTGACCAAACCCGCGACCTGCGGGAAAACGTGTGTCCCGGCAGACATTGTCAACACAGTGGATGATCGTCCGGCCGGGACGGCCGTCGGCCAGAAGGGGAGATTGATGAGACGCGTCCTGCTCCGCCGTACCGTTGCCGCCGTCGCGGCGGTCGTGGTCACCCTCCCACTGGGTGCCCGCCCCGTCCAGGCGTTCGACTTCACCGCGATCATCGGTGCCGCGAAGGCCGCCTACGAGCTGTACAAGGAGTACAAGGAAGGCCAGTCGCTGGACGACGCCACGGACAAGATCATCAAGACCATCAACGACGCCAGGACCGACATCCTGGCCCAGGTCGACCGGCTGGCCACCGCGCCGGCGAAAGCCTGCGCCCGCAGCGCGATCATCGACTTCAACGACCTGCCGAACTTCAACCAGACCACCGTGCAGGCGTACGCGCGGGACACCACCGCCTGCGTGACGCTCATCGACAGCCTGCTCGAGGTCGTCACCGACAAGGCCTCCGCCGACCAGCTCGGCTTCACCCTCAACACCGTCGGGCCGCTGGCCCTCACCGCCCGCGCGCACGCCGGCTTCAGCACCTCGTCACTGCTCGAGCAGGTCGTCGACAGCAACGACACCGTGCTCAGCACCCTGAAGCCGACCTGCACGACTGCCATCAAGGGGCTCAACGGCATCCCGCAGAACGGCGCGGTCTACACCTGGGAGACCAGGTGCACCGCCTACGACGGCAAGGTCGTCAGCACCAGCAAGCGCATCGCGTACCCGCCGACGACGAACCCGTACGACGTGCCCGGCACCACCGCCATCGTGATGCGCCACACCAGCCACGCCCAGGCCACCGCCGTACTGCCGGTCCTGCGGGCCACCCCCGCCTGACCGCCGTCCGTCCGGCTCAGGTGACCGACCGTGCCGCCCCGGCCATCGCCGGGGCGGCACGGGTCACGCCTGCGCTCAGGCGGTCTTCAGCAGCCGCACCGACACACCAGTGCCGGTGTGGAACGGCTCGGCGGTGTAACCGTCGAGCCCGGTCACCGTGACCGCGCCGAACGTGCCGACGAGCTTCGCCGCCCGCAGCACCGGCACCGACACGTTCGCCGCCGGCGGCCGCTGCGGGTCCAGGGCCAGCACCAGGGCCGCCCGGCCGTTCAGCGTCGCCGTCGCGTCGACCACCAGCGGCGGTTCACCGCCGTCGGTCAGGTTCACCGACAGGGTGGCCTGACCGGACTGGCTGTACTCGCCGCGTACCCGGACCTGCCCGGCGGTGCGGTCCAACCGCAACGTGCCGCCGCGCAGCTCCGCTGGGCCGTCGCCCAACGCCCGCTCCGACGCCGCGACCAGGGTGCCGTCGACCAGCCGGGTGCCGCCGGTGTAGCTGTTCGCCCCGGTCAGGGTCAACGCGCCGGTGCCGGACTTGACCAGCATGCCCTCGCCGTCGATGTCGTTGCGCCAGGCGTCGGCGGCGTGGAAGCCACCGGCGGCGGCGTCCATCGTGACCCGTACGGTGCGCCGCAGCGACCCGTAGCCGTCGGCGGCGGCGAACAGGTTCAGCCGGCCCCACTGCTCCGGGCCGTCCAGCAGCGGGTAGCCGCCCGGCAGCCCGGTGCTGCGCAGCACCTCGCGGCGCTGCTCGGCGTCCAGGTACGGCAGCCGGGTCTCCAGCAGCGTCTCGGCGCCCTTCGGCACGGTGAACGGGGTGTCCTTACGCGCCTGCGGCAACATGTACGTCAGCCGGGGCGTCACCTTCGCCAGGTTCGCCGCCCGGTCGGCGTACGGGTCGGTGTCCGGCCCGGCCGAGTGGGCGTACGCGTACAGCGTGTCGGCGCTCGTGCCGGTGGCGGCCTGCAGATACTCGGCGGCCTGGTGCCGGGCGTCGGCCTTGAGCTGCGCGTACGCCGGGTCGGCGAGCACGGCGGCGGCCAGTGCGGTGGCCAGGATCCGGCCACCGATCACGTCCACCGGCGAGTGCATGCCGGCCACGATCCGGCTGTCCGCGACGTCACTGGCCCGGGCCAACAGCTCCTGGAACCGCTCCGGTACGGCGTACGCGAACGCCAGCGCCGCCAGGTAGGCGGCGTTGGCGTGCCCGCTGGGGAAACCACCGTCGTCGGCCGGGTTGTCGGCCCGCTGACGCAGCAACTGCGGCACGACGGCGGTGTTCGCCGCGTACACCGGCACACCCAGCACCGGGATGCCGCCGGTCTCGACCACTTTGCTGTCGTCGGTGAGCCGCCACGGCCGCGGATACTGGTAGGTGGACTTGCTCGGGTTGCTGGAGGCGTGCGGGCCACGGATCGTGTTGACCAGCTGCACCACCGTGCCCAGCGCCGACGAGGTGGAGCCGGCGCCGAGCGACGAGCCGGCCGGCGCGTCCGGCGGCAGCGCGTCGCTGACCCGCCCGTCCGGCACCCCGTCGGGGGCAGCGGTGATGCCGGTGACGGCGAGCGACCCCGCCAGGTACGGCTGCGTCAGCGGACCGAGGCCGCTGATCGCGCTGTAGCTCTGGTGCTGCCGGTCGAAGATGTACGCCTGCTTCGCCTCGACCTCGGTGCGCTCCTCGCCCACCTTCACCACGTACCGGATGTTGGCCCGCAGCACCTCGGCGCTGCGCGGTACGCCGTTGTCCCAGTTGCTGCCGGTGGTCCACAGCTGCTCGAATCCGGCGAGGATCCGGACCGCCGCGTTGGTCTGCGGGGTCCGGTTGGCGCTGGTGTTGGTCAGGTAGTCGTCAACGAACGGCAACCCGGGGTAGCTGGGCGCCGGCGGCACGTTGCCGGCGGCGGTCGCCGCTGCCGTGCTGGTCGCGGTGGCCGGGGCGGCTGTCGCCGGCCCGGCGGTGAGCAGGCTGCCGGCCACCGGTAGGGCGGCGAGGGCGGCCGAGCCGCGCAGGAAGACGCGGCGGTCTATCGCATGGTGCTGTGCAGTCATGGCTGCTGACCCTGGCCAACGCCGATGAACGGCGCAGGGCCGGTCAGCGAACGGTCGGTGGACTCAAGCGATCGTTAGATCCAGAAGTGACGTGTCTCCCACTGGTACGCCGACCACCGGTGACCTGGTGTGATGCGCCAACGCCGATCGGCTACCTCACCGGGTTGGCCGGCGATGGCGGGACGGTGGTCAGCTCGCCGCACTTGGGGCACCAGCGGCTCTTGACCCGGATCGAGAACAGCCCGGCGAGGTAACCGAGCACTGTGGCGCTGGTCAACGCACAGATGTCCATGATCGTCCGCCTTCTCTCTCGGAGGGGATGGAACGTCTTTTCTACGGAGGGGATGGAACGGGGTCGGGCCGGATGGTTGCCGCCACCGGCCCGACCCCGGCTCTCACCGCCACCAGCCCATGAACCGCCAGTAGGCGTCGCCGCAGCGGTCCTGCGGCAGGTCAGTCATCGCGTCCAGCAGGCACGTCGCCAGGTAGACCGACAGCGACACCCGCGCTCCCGCGTACTCGGCCAGCAACTCCCGCCGCCGCGTCTCGCACGGCCACGAAAGGCCACAGCCAGCGCAGATCCAGCTCGGCCGGACAGGACGATGCGTCGTCAACGCGTCTCCCCCGGCCAGTGACCCCGGTTGATCGGAATCCGGTGCCGCGCCCGGCAGGGCAACACCGACCCGCACCGGCAGATCCGCCGCCACCTGCGCCAGGACCACACCGGCCGATGCCGGCGAGCCAGCGTCACCGCCACCGCCACCAGGTACGAGTCGTACGTGACACGCCCAGACACACGACCTCCCGCAAGCCCGAACCGCACTCCTAATTTGCAAGTCCAAAAACGATGGTACGTGTGAGGACACACTTTGGGAACCCACCCGGCACGTCCCACACCCACCGGGACAGCCGTCAGATACTCACCACCATGGTCAACCCGACGATCCAACGCCGACGCCTCGGCAACGCCCTCAAACGCGCCCGCGAAACCGCAGGCAAAACCCAGGACGACGCCGCCAAGATCATCGACTCCTCAGCCAGCAAGATCAGCCGACTCGAACTCGGCCAGTCCGGCATCCGCCAAACCGACCTCACCCTGCTCCTCGACTTCTACGGCGTCACCCGCGATGACGCCGAACCCCTCCGCAACCTCGCACGAGCCGGCCGCCAACGCGGAAGATGGAGTGGCTACCGCAACGTCATCCCCGACTGGTTCCGCCAATACCTCGACCTCGAAGCAGACGCCACCCACATCCGCTGGTACCAACCAGAAGTTATCCCCGGCATCCTCCAGACCGAGCCCTACATCCGCGCCCTCAACCAACGCACCCACACCGACGACCTCGAACGCCAGATCTCCGTACGACTCGAACGGCAGAAGGTCATCGACCAGCCCGACAGAGCCCACCTCCACCTGATCCTCAGCGAGTCAGCCCTCCGCCGCACCCTCGGCGACCCAGCCGCCATGCACCAGCAGCTCACCCACCTCGCAACCCTCGCCAACCACCCCAACCTGACCATCCAGGTCTTCCCGTTCGACGCCCCCACCTACGAGACCTCGTCGTACAACTTCATCATCCTGCGCTTCGGCGAGGAGATGGCATCCGAAGTCGTCTACCTGGAGACCCTCACCGACGCCGACTACCTCGACGGCCCCGAGGCGGTCCGGGCATACACTCGGCTCTGGGAACGACTCACCGCCGCCGCACTCGGCCCGGTCGAGTCCCGCACCCTCATCCAGCGGATCGCAGACGACACCAGAGGCTGACCATGAACACATCCCACCCCACCTGGCGCAAGTCCAGCCGCAGCGACAACAACGGCGGCGCCTGCATCGAAGTCGCCAGCATGCCCTCCACCACCGCAGTCCGCGACAGCAAACACCAGGCCGGGCCAACCCTCGCCTTCACCACTCCCACCTGGACCAGATTCATCGACGCGATCAAGGCCGGCGAACGCGGAGCGCTCACACCGAAGTCGCTGGGCTAGGATCT harbors:
- a CDS encoding low temperature requirement protein A: MADGGPAPPELRRRRFLVLRPEGTAGDVSWMELFIDLFFVFAFLRVTSLMASQLHWLGVVEGILVVLMLWHCWNSCAWLGNVVYPDKGLMPIVVFGIATTLLIMGVAIPGTFTAESGGVIEPLIVATGYLTIIYAVMVVLSILHWSQGPAGRRPVIASWATYLPAGLILACAVWLPPRLDLPIDDRYVRTAMFALVVVINFSALRVVSSGNAQVVSSRHLAERHGLVVLVALGETVISVGISQGLSGDRPITWQLLVGAALSIAVVAVLWWTYFDVAKVVAEHAMQGLPRSDQSRIARDAYSGLHLPMICGLIVLALSLKHVVASATGTTDHPWRAASTVLLFGGVMVYLAGLIAFQRRAVGMLGRSPIVGIVFLLVLLPLAAHTPPLASLGLLLVGAAAMIVADRTVFRRRHLRLHERADQEAAKITGATPKELLVDLVFVFAFIQVTVLMVRENSVLGVLQGLILLALLWWAWASFCWVTHAIRRDTVPVRLAMIGVMAVTLVLGIALPQTFEQVPGGLPGASVVVTAYIAGRLVHAALIRHVAREQPELPAVLLEGALPSGLALALLAGSIVLDLAVPDDRPTDVTITAIWLVAVLIEIFGNYRTGVRSWRIRTVRHWTDRYALIMLIAFGETIIALGFSAAQEATSVLLVAVLTAAAVGICTIWWSYFHTDAGLAHDALEASQGEERAKLARDAYTYLHLPMVAGLILFAFGLRETLILHGSLVTARAHALGHYALFVGPVVYIVANQAFWWRVWRRVSGYRISGAVLVAVLAPVTAPLPVLWNIVLLAGFGVTFAVAEALANRRRSGSAHRPA
- a CDS encoding phosphatase PAP2 family protein, translated to MTAQHHAIDRRVFLRGSAALAALPVAGSLLTAGPATAAPATATSTAAATAAGNVPPAPSYPGLPFVDDYLTNTSANRTPQTNAAVRILAGFEQLWTTGSNWDNGVPRSAEVLRANIRYVVKVGEERTEVEAKQAYIFDRQHQSYSAISGLGPLTQPYLAGSLAVTGITAAPDGVPDGRVSDALPPDAPAGSSLGAGSTSSALGTVVQLVNTIRGPHASSNPSKSTYQYPRPWRLTDDSKVVETGGIPVLGVPVYAANTAVVPQLLRQRADNPADDGGFPSGHANAAYLAALAFAYAVPERFQELLARASDVADSRIVAGMHSPVDVIGGRILATALAAAVLADPAYAQLKADARHQAAEYLQAATGTSADTLYAYAHSAGPDTDPYADRAANLAKVTPRLTYMLPQARKDTPFTVPKGAETLLETRLPYLDAEQRREVLRSTGLPGGYPLLDGPEQWGRLNLFAAADGYGSLRRTVRVTMDAAAGGFHAADAWRNDIDGEGMLVKSGTGALTLTGANSYTGGTRLVDGTLVAASERALGDGPAELRGGTLRLDRTAGQVRVRGEYSQSGQATLSVNLTDGGEPPLVVDATATLNGRAALVLALDPQRPPAANVSVPVLRAAKLVGTFGAVTVTGLDGYTAEPFHTGTGVSVRLLKTA
- a CDS encoding helix-turn-helix transcriptional regulator translates to MVNPTIQRRRLGNALKRARETAGKTQDDAAKIIDSSASKISRLELGQSGIRQTDLTLLLDFYGVTRDDAEPLRNLARAGRQRGRWSGYRNVIPDWFRQYLDLEADATHIRWYQPEVIPGILQTEPYIRALNQRTHTDDLERQISVRLERQKVIDQPDRAHLHLILSESALRRTLGDPAAMHQQLTHLATLANHPNLTIQVFPFDAPTYETSSYNFIILRFGEEMASEVVYLETLTDADYLDGPEAVRAYTRLWERLTAAALGPVESRTLIQRIADDTRG
- a CDS encoding DUF397 domain-containing protein; translation: MNTSHPTWRKSSRSDNNGGACIEVASMPSTTAVRDSKHQAGPTLAFTTPTWTRFIDAIKAGERGALTPKSLG